One window of the Pseudomonadota bacterium genome contains the following:
- the queF gene encoding NADPH-dependent 7-cyano-7-deazaguanine reductase QueF: MPAKPSKELATFPNPNPERGYEIAIDCPEFTCLCPMTGQPDFARINIRYVPDELCVELKSLKLYLWSYRDEGAYHEAVTNRILNDIVAKVAPRWMEVAAQFNVRGGIATTVTATHGSRD; this comes from the coding sequence ATGCCCGCCAAGCCGTCAAAGGAGCTCGCGACATTTCCCAATCCCAACCCCGAGCGGGGCTACGAGATCGCGATCGACTGCCCGGAGTTCACCTGCCTGTGCCCCATGACAGGGCAGCCCGATTTCGCGCGGATCAACATCCGCTACGTGCCTGATGAGCTCTGCGTGGAGCTCAAATCGCTCAAGCTCTACCTCTGGAGCTACCGCGACGAGGGGGCCTATCACGAGGCGGTGACCAACAGGATCCTGAATGACATCGTGGCCAAGGTCGCGCCGAGGTGGATGGAGGTGGCCGCGCAATTCAACGTTCGTGGAGGGATCGCGACCACGGTGACAGCCACCCACGGAAGCAGGGATTGA